The proteins below are encoded in one region of Fibrobacterota bacterium:
- a CDS encoding DUF1080 domain-containing protein, producing the protein MGKVFRASMVILSLAAAARSQTSTVQLPKPDSAGWIKLWRGDNPQDFFTYYSPTSSNNAFPDNTFKFSKDTIVVSGTPTGHIMFKQSFSHYRIRFEQMEPTKIGNCGMIVHVQMGDPVLFGSFPRSIECQGDPTQGIGQVWCISSVWVSVHAKTGSGAPRYDPTAPLITYGAKDDNSRQILGVKEPAEALNEWVLVEAEVHGSDSLAHFVRGETMIKYSNPHVGPANNPNQVDKVLKSGLVAWQSEGVPVRYRNIYIKLFKEDPLYASLYGTTGIADYRILPKAGVKPALRMEAGVLSVVRGSQALTLTGQALPVKGL; encoded by the coding sequence CCCTAAGCCGGATTCGGCGGGATGGATCAAGCTGTGGCGCGGGGATAATCCCCAGGATTTTTTCACCTATTACAGCCCGACCAGCAGCAATAACGCCTTCCCGGACAATACCTTCAAGTTCAGCAAGGACACCATCGTGGTCTCGGGAACGCCTACCGGCCATATCATGTTCAAGCAGTCGTTTTCCCATTACCGCATCCGCTTCGAGCAGATGGAGCCTACCAAAATCGGGAATTGCGGCATGATCGTCCATGTCCAGATGGGCGACCCCGTCCTGTTCGGCTCATTCCCCCGCTCCATCGAATGCCAGGGCGATCCCACCCAAGGCATCGGCCAGGTTTGGTGCATCAGCAGCGTATGGGTCTCCGTGCATGCGAAAACCGGAAGCGGTGCCCCCCGCTATGATCCCACGGCGCCGCTGATTACCTACGGGGCCAAGGATGACAACTCCCGCCAGATCCTCGGCGTGAAGGAACCGGCCGAGGCACTCAACGAATGGGTGCTCGTCGAGGCCGAGGTGCATGGCTCGGACAGCCTGGCCCATTTCGTACGGGGCGAGACCATGATCAAGTATTCGAATCCCCATGTCGGGCCGGCCAACAATCCCAACCAGGTGGATAAGGTCCTGAAAAGCGGTCTGGTGGCGTGGCAATCCGAAGGCGTGCCGGTGCGTTACCGCAATATCTACATCAAGCTGTTCAAGGAAGATCCCTTGTACGCTTCCCTTTACGGGACCACCGGCATAGCCGATTACCGGATCCTGCCCAAGGCGGGCGTCAAGCCGGCGCTGCGGATGGAAGCCGGGGTCTTGAGCGTTGTGCGCGGGTCCCAAGCCTTGACTCTGACGGGACAGGCCTTGCCCGTCAAAGGACTCTGA